A window of the Gordonia humi genome harbors these coding sequences:
- a CDS encoding TauD/TfdA dioxygenase family protein, translated as MTVTSISNSTDRDLAVQAVYADAGITVDKLGEHIGARIGGVRLGGDVPAAQVEAIRLALAVNKAIVFTGQNHLDDDTQYAFAQLLGDPTLPHPTVTSRGDQLLTIEGAANSWHTDVSFVDRIPKASILRAVNLPTWGGATTWASTTAAYDQLPDSLKAFVDTLWAKHTNFYDYVTNDVDIDDTEAGRRVVHYEEFTSKEYQTLHPVVRVHPETGERTLLLGHFVKEFVGLKPAEFSAVYQLLQNRIIKLENTFRWNWSLGDVAIWDNRATQHYGIADFGAQERKLHRITLAGDVPVGVDGRGSEIVTGDASHYSVIEEPRRLDVFGD; from the coding sequence ATGACTGTCACTTCCATTTCCAATTCCACCGATCGTGATCTGGCCGTGCAGGCGGTGTACGCCGACGCCGGGATCACCGTCGACAAGCTCGGCGAGCACATCGGCGCCCGTATCGGCGGCGTGAGACTCGGCGGCGACGTGCCCGCGGCACAGGTCGAGGCGATCCGGCTGGCCTTGGCCGTGAACAAGGCGATCGTGTTCACCGGTCAGAACCACCTCGACGACGACACCCAGTACGCGTTCGCACAGCTGCTCGGCGATCCGACGCTGCCGCACCCGACGGTGACCTCGCGGGGCGATCAGCTCCTGACGATCGAGGGCGCGGCCAACAGCTGGCACACCGACGTCTCGTTCGTCGACCGCATCCCCAAGGCTTCCATCCTGCGCGCGGTCAACCTCCCGACCTGGGGCGGCGCCACCACCTGGGCGTCGACCACCGCGGCCTACGACCAGCTGCCCGACAGCCTCAAGGCGTTCGTCGACACCCTGTGGGCCAAGCACACCAACTTCTACGACTACGTGACCAACGACGTCGACATCGACGACACCGAGGCCGGGCGACGCGTGGTGCACTACGAGGAGTTCACGAGCAAGGAGTACCAGACCCTTCACCCCGTGGTCCGGGTCCACCCGGAGACCGGCGAGCGGACGCTGCTCCTGGGACACTTCGTGAAGGAGTTCGTCGGGCTCAAGCCGGCCGAGTTCAGCGCCGTCTACCAGCTCCTGCAGAACCGGATCATCAAACTGGAGAACACCTTCCGCTGGAACTGGAGTCTCGGCGACGTCGCGATCTGGGACAACCGGGCCACTCAGCACTACGGCATCGCCGACTTCGGTGCGCAGGAGCGCAAGCTGCACCGCATCACGCTCGCCGGAGACGTCCCGGTGGGTGTGGACGGGCGCGGCAGCGAGATCGTCACCGGAGACGCCTCGCACTACTCGGTGATTGAGGAGCCCCGGCGCCTCGACGTCTTCGGGGACTGA
- a CDS encoding arylsulfatase: MSNEIPEYARGYEGFGGRVGRTTSNSQPWWPEDERVGERPPNIVVVLIDDMGYSDIGPFGSEIPTPNIDRIADTGYRLSNYHTTPVCSPARAALLTGVNPHRAGYGSVANSDPGFPGLRLELADDVLTLPEILRESGYATFAVGKWHLVRDADMSPGRSRRSWPVQRGFDSYYGSLEGLNSFFHPNQLIEDNSVVDVDEYPEGYYVTDDLTDRAISQVKALRAHDADKPFFLYFAHIAMHGPHQVKADDLARHRGRYGDGWDEVRRRRFARQVASGLFDPDTPIAERNTEPGYDAPPWETLSDEEKERYQRYQEVYAALVDSVDQSVGRILDLLEDLGELDDTIVVFTSDNGGTAEGGPVGTRSYFSQFVHGPVPPDWERDVPHDEELIGSAQLGVHYPRGWGQASNTPFRFYKGQTFAGGVRVPFVVSWPGGLPRGEDDSGVRRQFSYVTDLAPTLLDLAGVPTPPTRHGLPAAERDGVSIVDVLRDRDSASPHTEQYAEFGGHRGFYRDGWKLLSLHDGDPAHVDQPRWELYDMRTDPAETDDVAAANPELVAELAAAWDEAAWRNTVFPLFDRPGDAQRRRPTETERYGTPVRILAGTPTLERYRSSRLIAYRDFDVIVELNDWGDGDEGVLVAHGDVQGGYLLAVEDGRLTFVFNSYGRISRVSGVLPPGVRGVTLRAAATADVRWNFTVGATTDAGEVVVAELPRAFQLVGMAPWTGISVGLDARGPVDLDLRLRRGVFRAPPSLTAVTYLPGEVRVPEVIREAIDAHAEDLAD; this comes from the coding sequence ATGAGCAATGAGATTCCCGAGTACGCTCGCGGATACGAAGGATTCGGCGGACGCGTCGGACGCACCACATCGAACTCACAGCCGTGGTGGCCGGAGGACGAACGTGTCGGCGAACGGCCGCCCAACATCGTCGTCGTTCTCATCGACGACATGGGCTACTCGGACATCGGACCGTTCGGTTCGGAGATCCCGACGCCGAACATCGACCGCATCGCCGACACCGGATACCGGCTGAGCAACTACCACACGACGCCCGTCTGTTCGCCCGCCCGTGCCGCACTGCTGACCGGTGTGAATCCGCACCGCGCCGGATACGGGAGCGTCGCCAACTCGGACCCGGGCTTCCCCGGACTGCGACTGGAACTGGCCGACGACGTACTGACGCTTCCGGAGATCCTCCGCGAGTCCGGATACGCGACCTTCGCGGTGGGCAAATGGCACCTGGTGCGCGACGCGGATATGAGTCCCGGACGTTCACGCAGGTCATGGCCGGTCCAGCGGGGCTTCGACAGCTATTACGGCTCGCTCGAGGGGCTCAACTCGTTCTTCCATCCCAACCAGCTGATCGAGGACAACTCGGTGGTCGACGTCGACGAGTACCCCGAGGGCTACTACGTCACCGACGACCTCACCGACCGAGCGATCTCACAGGTCAAGGCTCTGCGGGCACACGACGCCGACAAACCGTTCTTCCTCTACTTCGCGCACATCGCCATGCACGGCCCCCACCAGGTGAAGGCCGACGATCTCGCGCGGCATCGGGGTCGGTACGGCGACGGCTGGGACGAGGTGCGGCGTCGGCGGTTCGCGCGGCAGGTGGCGTCGGGCCTCTTCGACCCGGATACGCCGATCGCCGAACGCAACACCGAACCCGGATACGACGCCCCGCCCTGGGAGACGCTCTCCGACGAGGAGAAGGAGCGCTACCAGCGGTATCAGGAGGTGTACGCGGCGCTCGTCGACAGCGTCGACCAGAGCGTCGGCCGGATACTCGACCTCCTCGAAGACCTCGGCGAACTCGACGACACGATAGTCGTGTTCACCTCCGACAACGGCGGTACGGCCGAGGGCGGCCCGGTCGGGACCCGCTCCTACTTCAGCCAGTTCGTGCACGGCCCGGTGCCGCCGGACTGGGAGCGCGACGTTCCGCACGACGAGGAACTGATCGGATCGGCGCAGCTCGGCGTCCATTATCCGCGCGGGTGGGGGCAGGCGTCGAACACGCCGTTCCGTTTCTACAAGGGGCAGACGTTCGCCGGTGGCGTGCGTGTCCCGTTCGTCGTCTCCTGGCCGGGCGGTCTGCCGCGGGGCGAGGACGACTCCGGTGTGCGCAGACAGTTCTCCTACGTCACCGATCTGGCTCCGACCCTGCTCGACCTGGCGGGAGTGCCGACGCCGCCGACCCGGCACGGACTGCCGGCCGCCGAGCGCGACGGAGTCAGCATCGTCGACGTGCTCCGTGATCGGGACTCGGCGTCGCCGCACACCGAGCAGTACGCCGAGTTCGGTGGGCACCGCGGCTTCTACCGCGACGGGTGGAAGCTGCTGTCGCTGCACGACGGCGATCCCGCGCACGTCGACCAGCCGCGGTGGGAACTGTACGACATGCGCACCGATCCCGCCGAGACCGACGACGTCGCCGCGGCGAACCCCGAACTCGTCGCGGAACTGGCGGCGGCATGGGATGAGGCGGCCTGGCGAAACACGGTGTTTCCGCTGTTCGACCGGCCCGGTGACGCACAGCGACGACGTCCGACCGAGACCGAGCGGTACGGCACACCGGTGCGGATCCTGGCCGGCACGCCGACGCTCGAACGCTATCGGTCGAGCAGGCTTATCGCCTACCGCGACTTCGACGTGATCGTCGAACTGAACGACTGGGGCGACGGCGACGAGGGCGTACTCGTGGCACACGGCGACGTACAAGGCGGCTATCTGCTGGCCGTGGAAGACGGGCGGCTGACGTTCGTCTTCAACTCGTATGGAAGGATCTCCCGCGTCTCGGGCGTCCTGCCGCCCGGCGTCCGCGGCGTCACACTCCGCGCGGCGGCGACCGCGGACGTCCGCTGGAACTTCACCGTCGGTGCGACGACCGACGCCGGCGAGGTCGTCGTCGCCGAACTGCCCCGAGCCTTCCAACTGGTCGGCATGGCTCCGTGGACGGGCATCTCCGTCGGACTGGACGCCCGCGGGCCGGTGGACCTCGATCTGCGGCTCCGGCGGGGCGTGTTCCGGGCTCCGCCGAGTCTGACGGCGGTGACCTACCTCCCGGGCGAGGTCCGAGTGCCCGAGGTGATCCGTGAGGCGATCGACGCGCATGCGGAGGACCTCGCGGACTGA
- a CDS encoding ABC transporter substrate-binding protein, with protein MFRHPRLRILVALALTTLTVVGATACTAVDAQQGPATRTGPVQRGGELRVGVLGDLSPSKFLQIGTGGPNGDVLANVFDTLVTYPTDSSTPQPSLATSWTLAPDGRSLTLNLREGVHFHDGKPFTSRDVQSSIGAYLGGPWTPQFKRTAAGITGFDVHDPHRVVLTFAHPMSNIFDLLDSAPILDGDTLDELKAGKTFNGTGPFRFSSWTPNSAIELVRNDDYWDGAPPLKTVTFVEANDPKSLYTRLRTGQLDVAEQLTTQDQELATKRYGFTDIEQTGAEAQIYVGVNVENPALADPRVRKAIAYAVDRDRIIDDVYRGSGYPVNVPWPKTSPAYDEAANTTYRRDVAKARDLLRGVGPIPPIRLDYTSTGTTYRIIAEIVQSNLRDIGITVNLQPNEETVQAKKLIGAQFPGLWILQHAFAQYTPSTLAVTAYPFNAAKNSSNYSSPEYTAASEAAWATADPSSPEALAAYRRLDKVWLNDLFLIEIGVVLARLTAAPNVRDIAWDHRQQLHFARTSLTDPDRKA; from the coding sequence ATGTTCCGACATCCGCGCCTGCGCATTCTGGTCGCGCTCGCCCTGACGACGCTCACCGTCGTGGGAGCGACCGCGTGCACCGCCGTCGACGCGCAGCAGGGTCCGGCGACGCGGACCGGCCCCGTCCAGCGCGGCGGCGAACTCCGCGTCGGTGTGCTGGGCGATCTGTCTCCGAGCAAGTTCCTCCAGATCGGCACCGGCGGCCCGAACGGCGACGTGCTCGCCAACGTCTTCGACACCCTCGTCACCTACCCGACCGACTCGTCGACGCCGCAGCCGTCGCTCGCCACCTCGTGGACACTCGCCCCCGACGGCCGGTCGCTGACTCTGAACCTGCGCGAGGGCGTCCACTTCCATGACGGCAAGCCGTTCACCTCCCGGGACGTGCAGTCGTCGATCGGGGCGTACCTCGGTGGCCCGTGGACGCCGCAGTTCAAACGCACCGCCGCCGGAATCACCGGGTTCGACGTGCACGATCCGCACCGCGTGGTGCTGACGTTCGCCCATCCGATGAGCAACATCTTCGATCTCCTCGATTCGGCGCCGATCCTCGACGGCGACACCCTCGACGAGCTGAAGGCCGGAAAGACGTTCAACGGAACCGGACCGTTCCGGTTCTCGTCGTGGACCCCGAACTCGGCGATCGAACTGGTTCGCAACGACGACTACTGGGACGGTGCTCCACCGCTGAAAACCGTGACTTTCGTCGAGGCCAACGATCCCAAGTCGCTGTACACGCGACTGCGCACCGGTCAGCTGGACGTCGCCGAGCAGTTGACGACGCAGGACCAAGAACTCGCGACCAAACGCTACGGTTTCACCGATATCGAGCAGACGGGCGCCGAGGCCCAGATCTACGTCGGCGTCAACGTCGAGAATCCGGCGCTCGCCGACCCGCGGGTCCGGAAGGCCATCGCGTACGCCGTCGACCGCGACCGCATCATCGACGACGTGTACCGCGGCTCCGGATATCCGGTGAACGTGCCCTGGCCCAAGACCTCCCCCGCCTACGACGAGGCCGCGAACACGACCTATCGACGCGACGTCGCCAAGGCTCGGGACCTGTTGCGCGGTGTCGGCCCGATTCCGCCCATCCGACTCGACTACACCTCGACCGGCACCACGTATCGGATCATCGCCGAGATCGTGCAGTCGAACCTGCGCGACATCGGGATCACCGTGAACCTGCAGCCGAATGAGGAGACCGTCCAGGCCAAGAAGCTGATCGGCGCCCAGTTCCCCGGACTCTGGATCCTCCAGCACGCGTTCGCCCAGTACACGCCGTCGACGCTGGCGGTTACGGCGTATCCGTTCAACGCGGCGAAGAACTCGTCGAACTACTCGAGCCCCGAGTACACGGCGGCGTCCGAGGCCGCCTGGGCCACCGCCGACCCCTCGTCGCCGGAGGCCCTCGCCGCCTACCGACGACTCGACAAGGTCTGGTTGAACGACCTGTTCCTCATCGAGATCGGGGTGGTGCTCGCTCGGCTCACCGCCGCACCGAACGTCCGCGACATCGCGTGGGACCACCGCCAGCAGTTGCACTTCGCCCGCACCAGCCTCACTGATCCCGACCGGAAGGCATGA
- a CDS encoding ABC transporter permease: MTGYLLRRIPTALIVLFVASLLVFAVLRLIPGGPESALAGPDASPEDLAAIRHDLGLDRTFFVQYFSWLGSVLTLDFGTSYQVGGNIGDLVSFGLVNTLVLTVTAGVIAIALALILSLTATIRPNRFVNAILTGVNAVAIALPTFVVGTVLIAVFGVGFGVLPAGGTPPAGLGDDLWITVQYLALPALTLGLPAGAMLARFLTEALQTELVQPYAVTAVATGASRADVVVKHALRNALPSTITAFGLIVGALLGGAVLVEAIFGWPGLGMLTEEGISARDYPLVQILILLSVSVFVLIQLAADVVHAWLDPRIRLAGTR; encoded by the coding sequence ATGACCGGTTACCTCCTTCGGCGCATACCGACGGCCCTCATCGTCCTGTTCGTCGCCTCCCTCCTCGTCTTCGCCGTACTCCGGCTCATTCCGGGCGGCCCCGAGTCCGCGCTCGCCGGCCCCGACGCCAGTCCCGAGGACCTCGCCGCCATCCGCCACGATCTGGGTCTCGATCGGACCTTCTTCGTCCAGTACTTCTCCTGGCTCGGCTCCGTGCTGACGCTCGACTTCGGCACGAGTTACCAGGTCGGCGGAAACATCGGCGACCTCGTCTCCTTCGGTCTCGTCAACACCCTCGTCCTGACCGTCACCGCGGGCGTCATCGCGATCGCGCTCGCCCTGATCCTCTCGCTGACCGCGACGATCCGACCGAACAGATTCGTGAATGCGATCCTCACCGGGGTCAACGCGGTGGCGATCGCATTGCCGACGTTCGTCGTCGGCACCGTGCTCATCGCCGTCTTCGGCGTCGGATTCGGGGTGCTGCCCGCGGGCGGCACTCCGCCGGCAGGGCTCGGCGACGATCTGTGGATCACCGTCCAGTACCTGGCTCTGCCCGCGCTGACGCTCGGGTTGCCCGCGGGCGCCATGCTCGCCCGCTTCCTCACCGAAGCCCTGCAGACCGAACTCGTCCAGCCGTACGCGGTCACTGCCGTCGCGACCGGCGCGTCCCGCGCCGACGTCGTCGTCAAACATGCGCTGCGCAACGCTCTGCCGTCGACGATCACCGCGTTCGGTCTGATCGTCGGGGCGCTCCTGGGCGGCGCCGTCCTGGTCGAGGCGATCTTCGGCTGGCCCGGCCTGGGCATGCTGACCGAGGAGGGCATCTCCGCTCGCGACTACCCGCTCGTCCAGATCCTCATCCTCCTCTCGGTGTCGGTGTTCGTCCTGATCCAACTCGCCGCCGACGTCGTCCACGCATGGCTCGATCCCCGCATCCGATTGGCAGGCACCCGATGA
- a CDS encoding ABC transporter permease, whose amino-acid sequence MTTTEITVDGASVDDIDPGLVPESPADRDEVRVRGPLYRSLFHGSGLIGTVLVLAVVAAGLIGPLLTSYGADQQIDGAYLLPPSVDHWFGTDDVNRDVLTRVLAGIRTDLLIIVVAVPVGAAIGTLVGLVAVSVRGLDAVAQRAFDVILAFPALILGIALTAVLGPGAVTVGIIIAIAEIPVFGRLVRTAVLRIREQPYVEAARVSGASTSRILFRHVLPNSVEALGVQFALSLSLGVFIEGALSYLGIGVVPPTPSLGGVLAAGNGYLETNPWFSIGPILVISALVLGLYLIAQSISNDRRSL is encoded by the coding sequence ATGACCACCACCGAGATCACCGTCGACGGCGCATCCGTCGACGACATCGACCCGGGACTCGTCCCCGAGTCGCCCGCCGACCGCGACGAGGTTCGCGTCCGAGGCCCCTTGTACCGCAGCCTCTTCCACGGGTCCGGGCTCATCGGAACGGTCCTGGTGCTGGCGGTCGTCGCCGCCGGGCTGATCGGCCCGCTGCTCACCTCGTACGGCGCGGACCAACAGATCGACGGCGCGTACCTCCTGCCGCCGAGCGTCGACCACTGGTTCGGCACCGACGATGTGAACCGCGACGTGCTGACCCGGGTCCTCGCCGGCATCCGCACCGACCTGCTGATCATCGTCGTCGCCGTACCCGTCGGCGCCGCGATCGGCACCCTCGTCGGCCTCGTCGCGGTCTCGGTTCGGGGGCTGGACGCCGTGGCCCAGCGCGCCTTCGACGTCATCCTCGCGTTCCCGGCACTGATCCTCGGCATCGCCCTGACCGCCGTTCTCGGCCCGGGCGCCGTCACCGTCGGCATCATCATCGCGATCGCGGAGATCCCGGTGTTCGGGCGCCTGGTCCGCACCGCCGTCCTGCGCATTCGCGAACAGCCCTACGTGGAGGCCGCACGAGTGTCCGGTGCGAGCACGTCGCGCATCCTGTTCAGGCACGTTCTGCCGAACTCGGTGGAGGCGCTCGGCGTCCAGTTCGCGCTGTCGCTGTCGCTGGGCGTGTTCATCGAGGGCGCGTTGAGCTACCTGGGGATCGGCGTCGTACCGCCCACCCCGTCACTCGGCGGTGTCCTCGCCGCCGGAAACGGATATCTGGAGACCAACCCGTGGTTCTCGATCGGTCCGATCCTCGTCATCTCGGCCCTCGTCCTGGGCCTCTATCTGATCGCTCAGTCGATCTCCAACGACCGGAGAAGCCTGTGA
- a CDS encoding dipeptide ABC transporter ATP-binding protein, which produces MTLALEVTDLHVEFDYPRPAVSGISLTVDAGEIVALVGESGSGKTMTARAAIGLLPPGATATGSVKVDGVEVLDLSERELAAIRGDRVAMVFQEPQTALNPVQTIGWQLRQALTRHRRLSRAEARRRAVELLTLVEIPEPDTRVGHYPHQLSGGQKQRVVIALALAGDPALLLADEPTTALDVSVQQEILELLVRVRDKTGAGILLITHNLGVVAEIADRVVVVQLGETIETADVHTLFHSPSQPYTRTLLDAVPRLSSSLHEPEDIDEAIPPILQVDEVTVTHPGRFGSGAHTALSEISLRIAPGEVVGVVGESGSGKTTLGRAIGGLLPLSGGRILVDGHDLVRSTAKELSAVRRRIAFVPQDPSASLNPRFTVAESIREPLEIQRIGNRAWRTDRVAELLAAVQLPASFASRLPHELSGGQRQRVALARALSADPDLLIADEPTSALDVSVQARVLELFAELQGDLGFAALFISHDLAVVRQVSDRVAVLRAGRLVETGAADAVFTAPTTDYTRTLVRAVPVPDPDRERAGRPVVSV; this is translated from the coding sequence GTGACCCTCGCACTCGAAGTGACCGACCTGCACGTTGAGTTCGACTATCCGCGTCCGGCGGTCTCCGGGATCAGCCTGACCGTCGACGCGGGCGAGATCGTCGCCCTCGTCGGCGAGTCCGGTTCGGGTAAGACGATGACCGCACGCGCCGCCATCGGTCTCCTCCCGCCGGGGGCCACCGCGACCGGATCGGTGAAAGTCGACGGCGTCGAGGTCCTCGACCTGTCCGAACGAGAACTCGCCGCCATCCGGGGCGATCGCGTCGCGATGGTGTTCCAGGAGCCGCAGACCGCACTCAATCCGGTGCAGACCATCGGATGGCAGCTGCGGCAGGCGCTCACACGGCACCGCCGACTCTCCCGCGCAGAGGCCCGGCGACGCGCCGTCGAACTGTTGACGCTCGTGGAGATCCCCGAACCGGACACCCGCGTCGGCCACTATCCGCACCAGTTGTCGGGCGGCCAGAAGCAGCGCGTCGTGATCGCACTCGCGCTCGCCGGCGACCCGGCGCTGCTACTCGCCGACGAGCCCACCACAGCTCTCGACGTATCGGTGCAGCAGGAGATCCTCGAACTGCTCGTCCGCGTCCGCGATAAGACCGGTGCGGGCATCCTGCTCATCACACACAACCTCGGTGTCGTCGCCGAGATCGCCGACCGCGTCGTCGTGGTGCAACTGGGCGAGACCATCGAGACCGCCGATGTGCACACCTTGTTCCACTCGCCGAGCCAGCCGTACACTCGCACGCTGCTCGACGCGGTTCCGCGTCTGAGCTCGTCGTTGCACGAGCCGGAGGACATCGACGAGGCGATACCGCCGATCCTCCAGGTGGACGAGGTGACAGTGACCCATCCGGGTCGCTTCGGTTCGGGAGCGCACACCGCGTTGTCGGAGATCTCGCTGCGGATCGCACCCGGGGAGGTCGTCGGCGTGGTCGGCGAGTCCGGGTCGGGGAAGACGACGCTCGGCCGAGCGATCGGCGGACTGCTGCCGCTCTCGGGAGGACGCATTCTGGTGGACGGGCACGATCTCGTCCGCTCGACGGCCAAGGAGCTGTCGGCGGTACGCCGGCGCATAGCGTTCGTCCCGCAGGATCCGTCGGCATCGCTGAATCCGCGGTTCACCGTCGCCGAGTCGATTCGGGAACCGCTGGAGATCCAGCGGATCGGCAATCGCGCCTGGCGCACCGACCGCGTCGCCGAACTGCTCGCGGCCGTACAGCTGCCCGCCTCGTTCGCCTCACGGCTTCCGCACGAGCTGTCCGGCGGCCAACGTCAGCGCGTCGCACTGGCCCGCGCTCTCTCGGCCGACCCGGACCTGTTGATCGCCGACGAGCCGACGAGCGCGCTCGACGTGTCCGTGCAGGCGCGCGTCCTGGAACTGTTCGCCGAGTTGCAAGGCGATCTCGGCTTCGCGGCTCTGTTCATCAGCCACGATCTCGCGGTGGTGCGTCAGGTGTCCGATCGAGTGGCGGTGCTGCGCGCGGGTCGTCTCGTCGAGACGGGCGCGGCCGACGCGGTGTTCACCGCACCGACGACCGACTACACGCGGACCCTGGTCCGCGCCGTCCCGGTCCCCGATCCGGACCGCGAACGCGCGGGAAGGCCCGTCGTCTCCGTGTGA
- a CDS encoding peroxiredoxin: protein MRSGDRAPDFALPDQKGEVRRLSELLADGPVALFFYPAAFTPGCTKEACHFRDLAREFADAGVQRVGVSRDDVAKQSDWTEKHSLDYPLLADVDGEVAQAYGVRRSGLLSGFMPTKRTTFAIGADGTIKDVIASEVSMDVHADRALKALG from the coding sequence ATGAGATCTGGAGACCGTGCACCCGACTTCGCTCTGCCCGACCAGAAGGGGGAGGTACGCCGCCTGTCCGAACTGCTGGCCGACGGCCCCGTCGCACTCTTCTTCTATCCGGCCGCGTTCACGCCCGGCTGCACCAAAGAGGCCTGCCATTTCCGCGATCTGGCCCGAGAATTCGCCGACGCCGGTGTTCAGCGCGTCGGCGTCAGCCGCGACGATGTGGCCAAACAGTCGGACTGGACGGAGAAGCACTCCCTCGACTACCCGCTGCTCGCCGACGTCGACGGCGAGGTCGCTCAGGCGTACGGCGTGCGACGCAGCGGCCTGCTGTCCGGGTTCATGCCGACTAAGCGCACCACATTCGCGATCGGCGCCGACGGGACGATCAAAGACGTCATCGCCTCCGAGGTGAGCATGGACGTGCACGCCGACCGCGCGTTGAAGGCGCTTGGCTGA
- a CDS encoding response regulator, which yields MLVDDDPLVRSGLRLLLGGDRDLDVVADAGNGREALDAHAADPVDVVLMDLRMPVMDGIAATAEFKKLDPAPPVIVLTTFDADDYVVRALAVGADGFLLKDTPPADIVAAVKNVLAGQPALSPSVTAALIKQVVSNGDHRAAPAERAIAELTERERDVATCLAGGASNAEIGAELYMSVATVKAHISHIFAKLGASNRVQVAIMMHDAGLV from the coding sequence ATGCTGGTCGACGACGATCCGCTGGTCCGATCCGGGCTGCGCCTGCTGCTCGGCGGTGATCGCGACCTGGACGTCGTCGCCGATGCGGGCAACGGTCGGGAGGCGCTCGATGCGCACGCCGCGGACCCGGTCGACGTGGTGCTGATGGATCTGCGGATGCCGGTCATGGACGGGATCGCGGCGACGGCCGAGTTCAAGAAGCTTGATCCGGCGCCTCCGGTGATCGTGCTGACGACCTTCGACGCCGACGACTACGTGGTGCGCGCGCTCGCCGTGGGCGCCGACGGGTTCCTCCTCAAGGACACGCCTCCCGCCGACATCGTCGCCGCCGTCAAGAATGTGCTGGCCGGACAGCCCGCGCTGAGCCCGTCGGTCACCGCCGCGCTGATCAAGCAGGTCGTCTCGAACGGCGATCACCGCGCGGCTCCGGCCGAGCGGGCGATCGCTGAGCTCACCGAGCGGGAACGTGACGTCGCCACGTGTCTGGCCGGCGGGGCGTCGAATGCGGAGATCGGCGCCGAGCTGTACATGAGTGTCGCGACCGTGAAGGCGCACATCTCGCACATCTTCGCCAAGCTCGGCGCATCGAACCGGGTGCAGGTCGCGATCATGATGCACGACGCTGGACTCGTCTGA
- a CDS encoding histidine kinase, translating to MRPVDYQPTLNWWGHTWRVVVVLAVSAVAWAPRVAYQWTEHRWWFAFDLAIGLVALGLVMRYRRTHPVLVTTVTNIMTLVSTTAGGPSALALVSLSTRRRWKEIAPQAVLTMLCAIVGEYLMRAPDEAPLTYVDVAFFGVVVALAIAWGMYLGSRRELLANWQARALLTEAEQAARVREAQGAERARIAREMHDVLAHRISAVTMHAGALAFRDDLSTDEVRQTAQTIQETSHQALTELRQVLGVLRDGPGDADPERPQAGVADLPELVEENRRAGMRIDVHCDVDAEAMPASLGRTVYRCVQEALTNARKHAPASRVRLSVVGSPGRGVDIRVENPLSLVSAPSAPESGFGLVGLAERVALHGGRQEHRMSGDDVFVLTVWLPWQT from the coding sequence GTGCGCCCCGTGGACTATCAACCGACCCTCAACTGGTGGGGACACACGTGGCGGGTGGTGGTCGTCCTGGCCGTGTCGGCCGTCGCCTGGGCGCCACGAGTGGCCTACCAGTGGACCGAGCATCGGTGGTGGTTCGCCTTCGATCTGGCGATCGGTCTCGTCGCGCTCGGCCTCGTGATGCGCTACCGGCGCACCCATCCGGTGCTGGTCACCACGGTCACGAACATCATGACCCTGGTGTCGACGACGGCGGGCGGGCCGTCGGCTCTGGCGTTGGTCTCCCTGTCGACGCGGCGGCGGTGGAAGGAGATCGCCCCGCAGGCGGTACTGACGATGCTGTGCGCGATCGTCGGCGAGTACCTCATGCGCGCTCCGGACGAGGCCCCGCTGACCTATGTCGACGTGGCGTTCTTCGGCGTCGTCGTCGCCTTGGCGATCGCCTGGGGCATGTACCTGGGCTCACGACGCGAACTGCTCGCCAACTGGCAGGCGCGGGCGCTGCTCACCGAGGCCGAGCAGGCCGCGCGCGTCCGGGAGGCGCAGGGGGCCGAGCGGGCTCGGATCGCCCGCGAGATGCACGACGTCCTCGCGCATCGGATCTCGGCGGTCACCATGCACGCCGGGGCGCTCGCCTTCCGTGACGACCTGTCGACCGACGAGGTGCGCCAGACGGCGCAGACCATCCAGGAGACCTCGCATCAGGCGCTGACCGAACTGCGCCAGGTGCTCGGGGTCCTCCGTGACGGACCGGGCGACGCCGATCCGGAGAGGCCGCAGGCGGGCGTGGCCGATCTGCCCGAGCTGGTGGAGGAGAATCGGCGGGCCGGCATGCGGATCGACGTCCACTGCGACGTCGACGCCGAGGCGATGCCCGCGTCCCTCGGCCGCACCGTGTACCGGTGCGTCCAGGAGGCTTTGACCAATGCGCGCAAGCACGCGCCGGCGAGTCGGGTCCGGCTGTCTGTCGTGGGTTCACCCGGGCGCGGTGTCGACATCCGCGTGGAGAATCCGCTCTCGCTGGTCTCGGCGCCCAGCGCACCGGAGTCGGGCTTCGGACTCGTCGGTCTCGCCGAACGGGTCGCGCTCCACGGCGGTCGTCAGGAGCACCGGATGTCGGGTGACGACGTCTTCGTTCTCACCGTGTGGCTACCGTGGCAGACGTGA